A genome region from Tenebrio molitor chromosome 4, icTenMoli1.1, whole genome shotgun sequence includes the following:
- the LOC138128258 gene encoding uncharacterized protein, which translates to MKLLMLFSVFCLVHSSNSLSLPSTFQRCDKRKSNFNDCLSSAIQNAVSQLSKPIKEYGLPSFEPFLIPAVTLNSGINVSMDQKFTNYRITGRTNITSTKAT; encoded by the exons ATGAAGCTTTTGATGCTGTTCTCCGTTTTTTGCTTAGTGCACAGCTCCAACTCTCTGTCGCTCC CTTCGACGTTCCAAAGATGCGACAAGAGAAAATCCAACTTCAACGACTGCCTGTCTTCGGCGATCCAGAACGCTGTCAGCCAGCTTAGCAAACCGATCAAAGAGTACGGCCTGCCGAGCTTCGAGCCTTTCCTGATCCCTGCCGTCACGCTCAACTCTGGAATCAACGTCAGCATGGACCAGAAGTTCACCAACTATCGAATTACTGGACGCACCAACATCACCTCCACCAAAGCAACGTAA
- the LOC138128257 gene encoding protein takeout-like: MFLLPIDAAGLANVKAYNVLYTLIFKFEEYTKNGARYLKVVSSKITMEPESMTFYFENLFEDKELNDAYSRALTKKSKEIFIMLQYAYGDSYAQAYSDIFNNLLSKVPLTELFEGV; encoded by the exons ATGTTCCTGTTGCCGATAGACGCTGCAGGACTCGCAAATGTCAAAGCAT ACAATGTCTTGTACACCCTCATTTTCAAATTCGAGGAGTACACCAAGAACGGGGCGAGATACTTGAAGGTGGTCAGTAGCAAAATCACTATGGAACCGGAGTCGATGACCTTTTACTTCGAAAACTTATTTGAGGACAAAGAGTTGAATGACGCTTACAGTCGAGCGCTAACCAAGAAGTCGAAGGAAATCTTCATTATGCTCCAGTACGCATATGGAGACTCTTATGCGCAGGCTTATAGCGACATCTTCAATAATTTGTTGAGCAAAGTGCCTCTCACAGAGCTCTTCGAAGGCGTATAA